A DNA window from Mycolicibacter terrae contains the following coding sequences:
- a CDS encoding ABC transporter ATP-binding protein, with protein sequence MIRTLVRLIPVDRRGRLLGYIGLTWASVAVRAAGTVLLVPLVAALFSENPHRSLTWLGWLTVATVAGWLIDFACARIGFDLGFAVLDHTQHDVADRLPEIRLDWFTPDNTATARQAIATTGPELVSLVVNLLTPLISAILLPPAIAVALLGVSWQLGLAALGGVPLLLGALWAANRLSARADTAAGEANTALTERIIEFARTQQALRAARRVEPERSTVGAALATQHGAAMRLLLMQIPGQLLFSLASQGALILLAGATTALTMTGTLSVPEAIALIVVTARYLEPFTTISELGPALESTRASLQRIRAVLTAPTLTVGDGALPDGAAAPRIEFDNVTFGYNPAGGPVLDRVSFTLEPGTTTAIVGPSGSGKSTILALIAGLHEPTGGRVLLDGVDTSGLPAATRRAASSMVFQHPYLLDGTIRENILVGAPGADEADVTRAGELARVDELTGRLPDGADSAVGEAGAALSGGERQRVSIARALLKPAPVLLVDEATSALDTENEAAIVDALTAELRPRTRVIVAHRLASISQADRVLFLDNGRVVEDGTLEELRSAGGRFDEFWRQQRDAAGWQIHAG encoded by the coding sequence GTGATCCGCACCCTGGTCCGGCTGATCCCGGTCGACCGCCGCGGCCGGCTGCTGGGCTACATCGGGCTGACATGGGCGTCGGTGGCGGTGCGGGCGGCGGGCACCGTGCTGCTGGTCCCGCTGGTGGCCGCGCTGTTCTCGGAGAACCCGCACCGGTCGCTGACCTGGCTGGGATGGCTGACCGTGGCGACCGTGGCCGGTTGGTTGATCGACTTCGCATGTGCGCGCATCGGATTCGATCTCGGATTCGCCGTCCTCGACCACACCCAACACGACGTCGCCGACCGGCTACCGGAAATCAGGCTGGACTGGTTCACGCCCGACAACACCGCCACCGCGCGGCAGGCGATCGCCACCACCGGCCCCGAACTGGTCAGCCTGGTCGTCAACCTGCTGACCCCGCTGATCAGCGCCATCCTGCTGCCACCGGCGATCGCGGTGGCGCTGCTCGGGGTGTCGTGGCAACTGGGCCTGGCCGCCCTGGGTGGGGTGCCGCTGCTGCTGGGGGCGTTGTGGGCGGCCAACCGGCTCAGCGCCCGCGCCGACACCGCCGCCGGGGAGGCCAACACCGCGTTGACCGAGCGCATCATCGAATTCGCCCGCACCCAGCAGGCACTGCGCGCGGCACGACGGGTCGAGCCCGAACGCAGCACCGTCGGTGCGGCCCTGGCTACCCAGCACGGTGCGGCAATGCGGCTGCTGCTCATGCAGATTCCCGGTCAGCTGTTGTTCAGCCTGGCCAGCCAGGGCGCGCTGATCCTGCTCGCCGGCGCCACCACCGCGCTGACCATGACCGGCACCTTGAGCGTTCCCGAAGCCATCGCGCTGATCGTGGTGACCGCCCGCTACCTGGAACCCTTCACCACCATCAGCGAGCTGGGGCCGGCGCTGGAATCGACGCGGGCCAGCCTCCAGCGGATCCGGGCCGTGCTCACCGCCCCGACGCTGACGGTGGGAGACGGCGCACTGCCCGACGGCGCCGCGGCGCCCCGCATCGAGTTCGACAACGTCACCTTCGGCTACAACCCGGCCGGCGGGCCGGTGCTCGACCGGGTCAGTTTCACCTTGGAACCGGGCACCACGACCGCCATCGTCGGGCCGTCCGGTTCGGGCAAGAGCACCATCCTGGCCCTGATCGCCGGCCTGCACGAACCGACCGGCGGCCGGGTTCTGCTCGACGGTGTCGACACCTCCGGGCTACCGGCAGCGACGCGGCGCGCGGCGAGCAGCATGGTGTTCCAGCATCCCTATCTCCTGGACGGCACGATCCGGGAGAACATCTTGGTCGGCGCCCCGGGCGCGGACGAGGCGGACGTTACTCGGGCCGGCGAGCTCGCACGGGTGGACGAGCTGACCGGGCGGTTGCCCGACGGCGCCGATTCGGCGGTCGGGGAGGCCGGTGCGGCGCTGTCCGGCGGTGAGCGCCAACGGGTCAGCATCGCGCGCGCTCTGCTCAAGCCGGCACCGGTACTGCTGGTCGATGAGGCGACCAGCGCCCTGGACACCGAGAACGAGGCGGCGATCGTCGACGCGCTGACCGCCGAACTGCGGCCCCGCACCCGGGTGATCGTCGCGCACCGGCTGGCCAGCATCTCTCAAGCCGACCGGGTGCTCTTCCTCGACAACGGTCGAGTCGTCGAGGATGGCACCCTTGAGGAATTGCGCTCCGCCGGCGGTCGTTTCGACGAATTCTGGCGGCAGCAGCGTGATGCCGCCGGGTGGCAGATCCACGCCGGATAG
- a CDS encoding ABC transporter ATP-binding protein/permease, whose amino-acid sequence MARGFQGAILRGFGARDHIATVLETSWIAPHCIRVWMHSPTLFTDATVEPSAWLRFWFPDPDGSRTEFQRAYTIAEGDAETGRFAVDMVLHEPDGPASRWARTVEPGARIAAVSMMGSSRFEAPDPDAPPAGYLLMGDSASIPGINGIIGTVPPDVPIELYLEQHDDDDLLIPLREHPRLQVHWVPRRDANSLAAAIETRDWSDWYAWATPEAATLKAVRARLRDEFGFPKSEIHAQAYWNAGRAMGTQRAPEADEPASLTLPPPDESASTEPGERRVNAKGEWRAQAAGRLLAPLKAPLLVSGVLQAVITLLQLAPFVLLVELARLLVSGADGSRLWTVGIAAVSLLGLGTLLGAGLTLWLHVVDARFASGLRSRLLSKLSRLPLGWFTARGSGSIKQLVADDTLSLHYLITHAIGDAVAAVVAPVAVLVYLFVVDWRVALVLFVPVLIYLVLMSVMMTQSGPKISQAQRWAERMNGEAGTYLEGQPVIRVFGGAAASTFRRKLDDYIDFLVAWQRPFIGKKTLMDLVTRPSTFLWLIVLTGTPLIVTGRMDPVNLLPFLLLGTTFGARLLGIGLGVGGIRGGMLAARRLQIALDEPELVVREPQSAPVQDRPGTVRFESVGFGYRPGVPVISDVSLTLRPGTVTALVGPSGSGKSTLAALLARFHDVEHGSITVDGQDIRSLSADELYRRVGFVLQETQLVHGTVRDNIALAVPDATDEQVHDAAREAQIHERILRLPEGYDTVLGAAAALSGGERQRLTIARAILADTAVLILDEATAFADPESEYLVQQALNRLTRDRTVLVIAHRLHTITGADQIVVLDHGAIAEQGTHDELLAAGGRYLQLWETGRRAVAAGAEAAR is encoded by the coding sequence ATGGCGCGCGGTTTTCAGGGCGCGATACTGCGGGGCTTCGGCGCCCGGGACCACATTGCAACGGTGCTCGAGACCAGCTGGATCGCTCCGCACTGCATCAGAGTCTGGATGCATTCACCGACCCTGTTCACCGACGCAACCGTCGAACCCAGCGCATGGCTGAGGTTCTGGTTCCCGGACCCGGACGGCTCGCGAACCGAGTTCCAGCGGGCCTACACCATCGCCGAGGGGGATGCCGAAACCGGCCGCTTCGCGGTGGACATGGTGTTGCACGAACCGGACGGGCCCGCGAGCCGGTGGGCGCGCACCGTCGAACCCGGCGCGCGCATCGCGGCGGTGTCGATGATGGGCTCGTCCCGCTTTGAAGCGCCGGATCCCGACGCGCCGCCTGCGGGCTACCTGTTGATGGGAGACTCGGCGTCGATACCGGGGATCAACGGGATCATCGGAACCGTCCCGCCCGACGTGCCGATCGAGCTGTACCTCGAGCAGCACGACGACGACGACCTGCTGATCCCACTGCGGGAGCATCCCCGCCTGCAGGTGCACTGGGTGCCCCGCCGCGACGCGAACTCCTTGGCCGCCGCCATCGAAACGCGGGACTGGTCGGACTGGTATGCCTGGGCGACACCGGAAGCCGCGACCCTGAAGGCCGTGCGGGCCCGGCTACGCGACGAGTTCGGCTTCCCCAAATCCGAGATCCACGCGCAGGCCTACTGGAACGCCGGACGGGCCATGGGCACCCAGCGCGCCCCGGAAGCCGACGAGCCCGCATCGTTGACTCTGCCGCCACCAGACGAAAGTGCGAGTACGGAGCCTGGTGAGCGCAGAGTCAACGCCAAGGGGGAGTGGCGCGCCCAGGCCGCAGGCCGGCTGCTGGCCCCGCTGAAAGCGCCGCTCCTGGTCTCCGGCGTTCTGCAGGCCGTGATCACGCTGCTGCAGCTGGCCCCGTTCGTCCTGTTGGTGGAGTTGGCCCGCCTGCTGGTTTCCGGTGCCGACGGGTCGCGGCTGTGGACGGTGGGCATCGCGGCGGTCTCCCTGCTCGGCCTGGGCACACTGCTGGGCGCGGGACTGACACTGTGGCTGCACGTGGTCGACGCGCGCTTCGCCAGCGGGCTGCGCAGCCGGCTGCTGAGCAAGCTGTCCCGGCTGCCGCTGGGCTGGTTCACCGCCCGCGGCTCCGGATCGATCAAGCAACTCGTCGCCGACGACACCCTGTCACTGCACTACCTGATCACGCATGCCATCGGCGACGCCGTCGCCGCAGTGGTCGCACCGGTCGCGGTGCTGGTCTACCTGTTCGTGGTGGATTGGCGGGTGGCGCTGGTGTTGTTCGTGCCGGTGCTGATCTACCTGGTGTTGATGTCGGTGATGATGACCCAGTCCGGGCCCAAGATCAGCCAGGCGCAACGCTGGGCGGAACGGATGAACGGCGAAGCCGGCACCTACCTGGAGGGCCAGCCGGTGATCCGGGTGTTCGGCGGGGCCGCCGCCTCGACCTTCCGCCGGAAGTTGGACGACTACATCGATTTCCTGGTGGCCTGGCAGCGGCCCTTCATCGGCAAGAAGACGCTGATGGACCTGGTCACCCGCCCGTCGACATTCCTGTGGCTGATCGTGCTGACCGGCACCCCGCTGATCGTGACGGGTCGGATGGACCCGGTGAACCTGCTGCCGTTCCTGTTGCTGGGCACCACTTTCGGCGCCCGGCTGTTGGGTATCGGGTTGGGGGTCGGCGGTATCCGCGGCGGCATGCTGGCGGCCCGACGGCTGCAGATCGCTCTGGACGAACCCGAACTCGTGGTGCGCGAGCCGCAATCGGCGCCGGTGCAGGACCGGCCCGGGACGGTGCGTTTCGAGTCCGTCGGCTTCGGCTACCGCCCGGGTGTGCCGGTGATCTCCGATGTGTCGCTGACACTGCGGCCGGGCACGGTGACCGCGCTGGTCGGCCCGTCGGGCTCCGGCAAATCCACCCTGGCCGCTTTGCTGGCCCGCTTCCACGACGTGGAGCACGGCTCGATAACCGTTGACGGGCAGGATATTCGCTCGTTGTCCGCCGACGAGCTCTACCGTCGGGTCGGTTTCGTGCTGCAGGAGACCCAGCTGGTGCACGGCACCGTTCGGGACAACATCGCACTTGCCGTCCCGGACGCGACCGACGAACAGGTACACGACGCCGCGCGCGAAGCGCAGATCCACGAGCGCATCCTGCGACTGCCGGAGGGTTACGACACCGTGCTGGGCGCGGCCGCCGCGCTCTCCGGCGGCGAGCGCCAACGGCTGACCATCGCGCGCGCCATCCTCGCCGACACCGCCGTGCTCATCCTGGACGAGGCCACCGCCTTCGCCGACCCCGAATCGGAATACCTGGTGCAGCAGGCGCTGAACCGCCTGACCAGGGATCGGACCGTGCTCGTCATCGCCCACCGCCTGCACACCATCACCGGCGCCGATCAGATCGTGGTACTCGATCATGGCGCGATCGCCGAACAGGGCACCCACGACGAGTTGCTCGCCGCGGGGGGCCGCTACCTGCAGTTGTGGGAGACCGGGCGCCGGGCGGTCGCTGCCGGAGCGGAGGCGGCACGGTGA
- a CDS encoding GNAT family N-acetyltransferase: MTDAAILHRELKDISDEVRRVPAPPIPVLAEPYAIRVADPDADAEMVSEWMNRPHLAQTWESAWPPERWHAYLSAQVAGSYTRPLIVSRHGQDNGYIELYRAAKDSIAKYYAADPHDLGMHGAVADVAAVNRGFAAILLPRVMKSVFDLEPQCRRMMFEPEYRNTAMRRLAEYVGGTFLGEHDMGYRRMALYAVLRYPDDDPLANSRS; the protein is encoded by the coding sequence ATGACTGACGCCGCAATCCTGCACCGCGAGCTGAAGGATATTTCCGACGAAGTCCGCCGCGTCCCGGCACCACCGATCCCAGTGCTGGCCGAGCCCTATGCGATCCGGGTTGCCGACCCGGACGCCGATGCGGAGATGGTCTCCGAGTGGATGAACCGGCCGCACCTGGCCCAGACCTGGGAGTCCGCCTGGCCACCCGAGCGCTGGCACGCCTATCTGAGCGCCCAGGTCGCCGGCAGCTACACACGGCCGCTCATCGTCAGCCGGCACGGACAGGACAACGGTTATATCGAGTTGTACCGAGCCGCAAAGGATTCCATCGCCAAGTACTACGCCGCCGACCCGCATGATCTCGGTATGCACGGGGCCGTCGCCGACGTCGCCGCGGTCAATCGAGGATTCGCGGCGATCCTGCTGCCACGCGTTATGAAAAGCGTGTTCGATCTCGAACCGCAGTGCCGGCGGATGATGTTCGAACCCGAGTACCGCAACACGGCGATGCGTCGGCTGGCCGAGTATGTGGGCGGCACCTTCCTGGGTGAACACGACATGGGTTATCGCCGGATGGCGCTCTATGCGGTGTTGCGCTACCCCGACGACGATCCACTGGCGAACAGCCGCTCGTAG
- the mbtN gene encoding mycobactin biosynthesis acyl-ACP dehydrogenase MbtN, with translation MTSDSGGIDAYRALLDEAFNDQVSDWTAEAEATERFPRALIEHLGRAGVFAGKWNKGQHPDVAKLVALASKLGQLRSAGIGVGVSLHDSAIAILRRFGRSEYLQGICEQAITGEAVLCIGASEESGGSDLQIVETEVRSARDGFEVRGRKKFVSLSPIADHIIVVARGVDHDANSRHGNVLVIVVPTAQVQVCEPYRKVGAGPLDTAAVEIDTWVPADALIARPGTGLAAISWGLAHERMSIAGQVASSCQLVLGLTHARMMRRRQFGATLFEHQALRLRVADLQARVDLLRHALNGIAAEGRLDLRAAAAIKVSAARLGEEVFSECMHIFGGSGYLVDETPIGRWWRDMKLARVGGGTDEVLWELVAAGMRPDYEGYERLFASGSSSG, from the coding sequence GTGACTTCGGACTCCGGGGGGATCGACGCCTACCGGGCACTGCTCGACGAAGCCTTCAACGACCAGGTCTCCGACTGGACCGCCGAAGCAGAAGCGACCGAACGCTTCCCGCGAGCCTTGATCGAACACCTGGGCCGCGCCGGGGTGTTCGCGGGCAAATGGAACAAGGGTCAGCATCCCGACGTCGCCAAACTGGTGGCGCTGGCGTCGAAGTTGGGACAGCTGCGCTCGGCCGGAATCGGGGTCGGGGTGAGTCTGCACGATTCGGCGATCGCGATCCTGCGCCGCTTCGGGCGATCCGAATACCTGCAGGGCATCTGCGAGCAGGCCATCACCGGTGAGGCGGTGCTGTGCATCGGGGCCTCCGAGGAGTCGGGCGGTTCGGACCTACAGATCGTGGAGACCGAAGTGCGTTCCGCGCGCGACGGATTCGAGGTCCGCGGCCGAAAGAAGTTCGTCTCGCTGTCGCCGATCGCCGACCACATCATCGTGGTCGCCCGCGGCGTCGACCATGACGCGAACAGCCGGCACGGCAACGTTCTGGTCATCGTGGTGCCGACCGCGCAGGTACAGGTGTGTGAGCCCTACCGAAAGGTGGGCGCCGGGCCGCTGGACACCGCCGCGGTCGAGATCGACACCTGGGTGCCGGCCGACGCCCTGATCGCACGCCCCGGCACCGGCCTGGCCGCGATCTCCTGGGGGTTGGCACACGAACGCATGTCGATCGCCGGGCAGGTCGCGTCGTCGTGCCAACTGGTGCTGGGGCTCACCCACGCCCGAATGATGCGCCGACGGCAGTTCGGCGCCACCTTGTTCGAGCATCAGGCGCTGCGGCTGCGGGTCGCCGACCTGCAGGCTCGAGTCGATCTACTGCGCCACGCGCTGAACGGCATCGCCGCCGAGGGGCGCCTGGATCTGCGCGCCGCCGCGGCGATCAAGGTCAGCGCCGCCCGGCTGGGCGAAGAGGTGTTCTCCGAATGCATGCACATCTTCGGCGGCTCGGGATACCTGGTCGACGAGACACCTATCGGGCGCTGGTGGCGCGACATGAAGCTGGCCCGGGTGGGCGGCGGCACCGACGAGGTGCTCTGGGAGCTGGTGGCGGCCGGGATGCGGCCGGACTACGAGGGCTACGAGCGGCTGTTCGCCAGTGGATCGTCGTCGGGGTAG
- the mbtM gene encoding long-chain-fatty acid--ACP ligase MbtM: protein MSVLAGALTRAMTASDNDLVILDQATGVWNRHPWAQVHSRAQSVAARILDTDRPGAVGLVGEPTVELVAAIQGAWLAGRPVSILPGPVRGADPQQWAHATLNRFDGIGAGTVFSHGASLQLLADADTGVAVHDVTAVATDRSAAFTPVAAAPNTPAVLQGTAGSTGTPRTAQLSPAAVLSNVQGLLAHVAIDVSADVGCSWLPLYHDMGLTFLLSGALSGSPVWLAPTAAFAASPFRWLTWLHESAATLTAAPNFAYSVLGKYARRIPDVDLGRVRVAINGGEPVDCAALQRFATELAKFGFDPAAVTPSYGLAEATCAVTAPRPGTGLLYDEIAGAGNDSAVHQHAILGVPIPGMQVRIAPTPGHDADQPGRDVGEIEIRGTSMMSGYIGEPAHDPDTWFATGDLGYLTDDGLVVCGRAKEIISVAGRNVFPTEIERVAGEIRGVREGAVVAVGTDDVRPALVVVAEFRGPDEAGARSDLIARVASQCGVVPAKVVFLAPGSLPRTSSGKLRRVQVKQDMEALR, encoded by the coding sequence GTGAGCGTGTTGGCTGGCGCCCTGACCCGGGCGATGACCGCATCGGACAACGATCTGGTGATCCTCGACCAGGCCACCGGAGTCTGGAATCGGCACCCCTGGGCGCAGGTGCACTCCAGGGCGCAGAGCGTTGCGGCGAGGATCCTCGACACCGACCGACCCGGAGCGGTCGGCCTGGTCGGGGAGCCGACCGTGGAGTTGGTCGCCGCGATTCAGGGCGCGTGGCTCGCCGGGCGTCCGGTGTCGATCCTGCCCGGGCCGGTCCGTGGCGCCGACCCACAGCAGTGGGCTCACGCCACGCTGAACCGCTTCGACGGTATCGGCGCCGGCACGGTGTTCAGTCACGGTGCCTCGCTGCAGCTGCTCGCTGATGCCGACACCGGCGTGGCGGTGCATGATGTCACCGCCGTCGCCACCGATCGCTCGGCCGCCTTCACCCCGGTGGCGGCCGCGCCGAATACGCCGGCGGTACTGCAGGGAACGGCCGGATCGACCGGAACGCCGCGCACCGCGCAGCTGTCCCCGGCCGCGGTGCTGAGCAATGTCCAAGGGCTGCTGGCCCACGTCGCTATCGACGTGTCCGCCGACGTCGGCTGTTCGTGGCTGCCGCTGTACCACGACATGGGGCTGACATTCCTGCTCAGCGGCGCACTGTCGGGGTCGCCGGTGTGGCTGGCACCCACCGCGGCATTCGCGGCCTCGCCGTTTCGCTGGCTGACGTGGCTGCATGAGAGCGCCGCGACCCTGACCGCCGCACCGAACTTCGCCTACAGCGTGCTGGGCAAATACGCCCGCCGGATCCCCGACGTCGACCTGGGCCGGGTCCGGGTGGCGATCAACGGCGGCGAACCCGTCGACTGCGCAGCACTGCAGCGCTTCGCCACCGAGCTGGCCAAGTTCGGTTTCGACCCGGCTGCGGTCACCCCGTCCTACGGGCTGGCGGAGGCCACCTGCGCGGTGACCGCGCCACGTCCGGGCACCGGCCTGTTGTATGACGAAATCGCCGGTGCCGGAAACGATTCCGCGGTTCATCAGCATGCGATCCTGGGAGTGCCGATTCCGGGCATGCAGGTCCGGATCGCGCCGACACCCGGTCACGACGCCGACCAGCCCGGTCGCGACGTCGGTGAGATCGAGATTCGCGGCACCTCGATGATGTCGGGTTACATCGGCGAACCCGCCCACGATCCGGACACCTGGTTCGCCACCGGCGACCTCGGATATCTGACCGATGACGGGCTGGTGGTCTGCGGTCGCGCCAAGGAGATCATCTCGGTGGCCGGCCGCAACGTGTTCCCCACCGAGATCGAACGCGTCGCCGGCGAGATCCGCGGCGTCCGGGAAGGGGCGGTGGTCGCCGTCGGCACCGACGACGTTCGCCCGGCCCTGGTCGTCGTCGCCGAATTCCGGGGGCCCGACGAGGCTGGCGCCCGCAGCGACCTGATCGCCCGGGTCGCATCGCAATGCGGGGTGGTGCCCGCCAAGGTGGTGTTCTTGGCGCCCGGCTCCCTGCCCCGGACGTCGTCGGGCAAGCTGCGGCGAGTCCAGGTCAAACAGGACATGGAGGCGTTGAGGTGA
- a CDS encoding acyl carrier protein, whose product MSSSPSDTVSAALREILRDDLNVDLTRVTPQARLVDDVGLDSVAFAIGMVAIEDRLGVALSEEDLLSCDTVGDLEAAIRAKVPADA is encoded by the coding sequence ATGAGTTCTTCGCCCTCCGATACCGTCAGCGCCGCGCTGCGGGAGATCCTGCGCGACGACCTGAATGTCGACCTCACTCGGGTGACTCCCCAGGCGCGACTGGTTGACGACGTGGGTCTGGACTCGGTCGCGTTCGCCATCGGCATGGTCGCCATCGAGGATCGGCTCGGCGTGGCGCTGTCCGAGGAAGACCTGCTGAGCTGCGACACCGTCGGCGACCTCGAGGCCGCCATTCGGGCGAAAGTCCCCGCCGACGCGTGA